Proteins encoded by one window of Ulvibacter sp. MAR_2010_11:
- a CDS encoding CBS domain-containing protein translates to MGIKSFMGKRVKPSKGSNENIKVSDYMSRNLTTFRSDQSVLEVMETLIKKKISGAPVVNDQYELVGIISEGDCMKQISESRYYNHPMEDVKVEQHMAKNVETIDGNMNVFDAANKFLESKHRRFPIVENGKLVGLISQKDVLKAALKLKGQTWK, encoded by the coding sequence ATGGGAATTAAAAGCTTTATGGGTAAGCGCGTTAAGCCAAGCAAAGGTAGTAATGAGAATATCAAAGTTTCAGATTATATGAGTAGAAATTTAACCACGTTTCGCTCAGACCAGTCTGTACTGGAAGTCATGGAAACACTTATAAAAAAGAAGATATCAGGGGCTCCCGTTGTAAATGATCAATATGAATTGGTTGGAATTATTTCGGAAGGGGATTGTATGAAACAAATTAGCGAAAGCCGTTATTACAACCATCCAATGGAAGATGTAAAAGTGGAACAGCACATGGCAAAAAATGTAGAAACCATCGATGGCAATATGAATGTGTTCGACGCTGCCAATAAATTTTTAGAATCTAAACACCGCCGGTTTCCAATCGTTGAAAATGGAAAACTAGTAGGGCTTATTAGTCAGAAGGACGTATTAAAAGCAGCTTTAAAATTGAAGGGACAAACCTGGAAATAG